In one Roseburia intestinalis L1-82 genomic region, the following are encoded:
- a CDS encoding aminotransferase class I/II-fold pyridoxal phosphate-dependent enzyme, whose product MQAIILAAGMGKRLGELTRENTKCMVKVGGVSLIERALKILDKKGLSRIIIVAGYQRENLMSFVKTLDIHTPIQFIINDVYDKTNNIFSLSMAKDYLVSEDTLLLESDLIFEECLIDLLLNDERDTLALVDKFESWMDGSCIVVDEMDNMTDFIPGKLLKFSDKEHYYKTVNIYKFGAEFSSQVYVPFLEAYTKAMGDNEYYETVINLILRLNRRTIKAERLSGQLWYEIDDIQDLDNAETLFMEDDVARYRKMKKCKGGYWRFPHLLDYSNPVNAYFPNERMIDEITSNLGVLMRQYPSGNKANNLLAEKSFEIRQENVMIGNGATELLGSLLKKTDGKVGFVGTAWEESLMCCKKEWVQYNPVEEDFQPDIEKWMHFFADKEVGSIVISNPDNLTGQGIKIADVEKILDWCGKRNIRLIVDESLMDFADKEKMSVLHQEMLMKNPELYVIKSLSKSYGVPGLQIGILAGGNQAVIDALKDEKTAWNINAVAEFFLQILDKYKADYARALIQVKEARENLYESLCTIPELKAYASCANYFMCELKNGEKSEILAGKLLKKNILIRDLTGAIQNGKQYIQVTVRNEQENRRFINALKECVSCRNVDA is encoded by the coding sequence ATGCAGGCGATTATTTTAGCAGCGGGTATGGGAAAGCGTCTGGGAGAACTGACCAGAGAAAATACAAAATGTATGGTAAAGGTAGGGGGCGTAAGTCTGATTGAGCGTGCACTCAAGATTCTTGATAAAAAAGGGTTAAGCCGGATTATTATCGTGGCGGGATATCAGCGCGAAAATCTGATGTCGTTTGTTAAAACGCTTGACATACATACACCAATTCAATTCATAATAAATGACGTTTATGATAAAACGAATAATATTTTTTCACTTTCTATGGCAAAAGATTATCTGGTGTCGGAGGACACTCTACTTTTAGAGTCGGATTTGATTTTTGAAGAATGTCTGATAGATTTGCTGTTAAATGATGAAAGAGATACGTTAGCACTTGTGGATAAATTTGAGAGCTGGATGGACGGAAGCTGTATTGTAGTAGATGAAATGGACAACATGACGGACTTCATTCCGGGAAAATTATTGAAATTTTCAGACAAAGAGCACTACTACAAGACAGTTAATATCTACAAATTCGGAGCAGAGTTTTCAAGTCAGGTCTATGTGCCGTTTTTAGAGGCATACACTAAAGCAATGGGGGATAATGAATACTATGAGACGGTAATAAATCTGATTTTACGATTGAACCGCAGGACGATAAAAGCGGAGCGGTTGAGCGGACAGTTATGGTACGAAATTGATGATATTCAGGACCTTGATAATGCGGAAACGTTGTTTATGGAAGATGATGTGGCAAGGTACAGGAAGATGAAGAAATGTAAAGGTGGTTACTGGAGATTTCCACACCTTCTCGATTACAGTAATCCGGTCAATGCCTATTTTCCAAATGAGAGGATGATAGATGAGATAACATCAAATCTTGGAGTGTTAATGAGACAATATCCATCCGGAAATAAAGCAAACAATTTACTGGCAGAGAAGTCGTTTGAAATCCGGCAGGAGAATGTCATGATTGGAAATGGGGCGACAGAACTGCTTGGGTCGTTACTAAAAAAGACGGACGGCAAGGTTGGATTTGTCGGAACAGCATGGGAAGAATCATTGATGTGCTGCAAGAAAGAATGGGTACAATATAATCCGGTGGAGGAGGATTTCCAGCCGGATATTGAAAAGTGGATGCATTTTTTTGCGGATAAAGAGGTCGGCAGTATTGTGATCAGTAATCCTGATAATCTGACAGGACAGGGAATAAAGATTGCAGATGTAGAAAAGATTCTTGACTGGTGCGGAAAAAGAAATATCAGACTCATTGTGGATGAGAGTCTTATGGATTTTGCAGATAAGGAAAAAATGTCGGTGCTGCATCAGGAGATGCTAATGAAAAATCCGGAGTTGTATGTGATAAAAAGTCTGTCAAAGAGTTACGGTGTTCCAGGTTTGCAGATTGGTATTTTAGCAGGTGGAAACCAGGCAGTAATAGATGCGTTAAAAGACGAAAAGACAGCCTGGAACATAAATGCTGTTGCTGAATTTTTCCTACAGATACTTGATAAGTATAAAGCAGATTACGCAAGAGCGCTGATTCAGGTAAAGGAAGCACGCGAGAATCTTTATGAGAGTCTTTGCACAATCCCGGAATTAAAGGCTTATGCTTCGTGTGCAAATTACTTTATGTGCGAATTAAAAAATGGAGAAAAAAGCGAGATACTTGCGGGAAAACTCTTAAAAAAGAACATTTTAATCAGAGATTTGACTGGAGCAATACAAAACGGAAAACAATACATTCAGGTTACAGTAAGAAATGAACAGGAGAACAGACGATTCATAAACGCACTGAAAGAATGTGTAAGTTGTAGGAACGTGGACGCATAA
- a CDS encoding class I SAM-dependent methyltransferase — translation MRVIADKVEIDDKKTKDFFSRRGGKYNEKNPYSLTMYQDNHPELVRERNKYEVQILKPLLQLDSHSRVLDFACGIGRWADAITEDIEEYCGIDYSSEFVRIARERNKKENFSFYEGSAWEVDQVLKKHQKEKFNKIIIVGLIMYINDSDIRNVLKKLCNVCEENTTICIREPIGIVDRLTLKDFYSEELRDDYNAIYRTRDELLEIFEDTLFENGFSVEQEGYLFEEPELNNRKETSQYYFILKR, via the coding sequence ATGAGGGTAATTGCAGATAAAGTAGAAATTGATGATAAGAAAACAAAAGATTTTTTTTCTAGAAGAGGTGGAAAGTATAATGAAAAAAATCCTTATTCGCTGACGATGTATCAGGATAATCATCCAGAACTGGTGCGTGAGAGAAACAAGTATGAGGTTCAAATATTAAAGCCACTGTTGCAGCTGGATTCACATTCGAGAGTTTTAGATTTTGCCTGTGGAATCGGCAGATGGGCGGATGCGATTACAGAGGATATCGAAGAATACTGTGGTATCGATTATAGTAGTGAATTTGTGAGAATTGCAAGAGAGCGTAATAAAAAAGAAAACTTTTCTTTTTATGAGGGGTCTGCATGGGAGGTTGATCAGGTTCTAAAGAAACATCAAAAGGAAAAATTTAATAAAATTATTATTGTAGGTCTTATTATGTATATTAATGATTCCGACATCAGAAATGTGCTTAAGAAGCTTTGTAATGTCTGCGAGGAAAATACAACCATTTGTATCCGGGAACCGATTGGAATTGTGGACAGATTGACATTAAAAGATTTTTATTCTGAGGAATTAAGGGATGACTATAATGCCATTTACAGAACGCGTGATGAATTGCTGGAGATTTTTGAAGATACACTGTTTGAAAATGGATTTTCAGTGGAACAGGAAGGTTATCTGTTTGAAGAGCCAGAATTAAACAATAGGAAAGAGACATCGCAATATTATTTCATTCTTAAGAGATAA
- a CDS encoding glycosyltransferase family protein has product MNENKIAFIICTNNQLYFNECCYYINRLLLPEGFERDVIGIEDAPSMCAGYNAGMQSSDAKYKVYLHHDVFIKEPKFIFYLLERFRSAPDVGMIGMVGGCGMPKTGVAYLAWNKGTVDCREPDFAYQLICDPAQQADCPVDAVDGLLIATQYDVAWREDLFVNFDFYDVSQSFEMRKAGYHILVPYQKTPWVIHDSSFAKLNHYDENRKIALETYPDFFTEEDGFSFVYEEEWENLSEVLADEVRRLIDVGNWEDAGKIVELYHKNQMKNSALELYGVMCEIYEKEQECGIKEHFFDKTGGYEAACQKYITVRFLLRRVECEMESAAYSELKDAVVEGRISAETLLLMILHGSYDKATVLRKVIPWCEAAGDNDGAQKLQAFYDRVKGKKLPFAYSKRVSVKQ; this is encoded by the coding sequence ATGAATGAAAATAAAATCGCATTTATCATATGCACGAACAATCAATTATATTTTAATGAGTGCTGCTACTACATAAACAGGCTGCTTCTGCCGGAAGGATTCGAGCGGGATGTCATCGGCATTGAGGATGCACCATCGATGTGTGCAGGATACAATGCCGGGATGCAGAGCAGTGACGCGAAATATAAAGTATATCTGCATCATGATGTGTTTATCAAAGAACCGAAATTTATTTTTTATCTGTTAGAGCGGTTTCGCAGTGCACCGGATGTCGGCATGATTGGAATGGTCGGCGGATGTGGGATGCCCAAAACCGGAGTTGCCTATCTTGCGTGGAACAAGGGCACTGTGGATTGCAGGGAGCCGGATTTTGCATATCAGCTCATCTGTGACCCGGCGCAGCAGGCAGACTGCCCAGTGGATGCGGTGGACGGACTTTTGATCGCGACACAGTATGATGTGGCGTGGCGGGAAGATTTATTTGTGAACTTTGATTTTTATGATGTATCGCAGTCCTTTGAGATGCGTAAAGCAGGATATCATATCTTGGTCCCTTATCAGAAAACACCGTGGGTAATTCACGACAGCAGTTTTGCAAAGTTGAATCATTATGATGAGAATCGAAAAATTGCACTTGAAACGTATCCGGATTTTTTTACGGAGGAGGATGGATTTTCATTCGTCTATGAGGAGGAATGGGAGAATCTAAGCGAGGTGCTGGCAGATGAGGTGCGCAGACTAATTGATGTGGGGAATTGGGAAGATGCTGGAAAGATCGTAGAGTTGTATCACAAAAACCAGATGAAAAACTCTGCGTTAGAACTGTATGGTGTAATGTGTGAAATCTATGAAAAAGAGCAGGAGTGTGGTATAAAAGAACACTTTTTTGATAAGACAGGTGGCTATGAGGCAGCCTGCCAGAAATACATAACCGTAAGATTCCTTTTACGCCGGGTAGAGTGCGAAATGGAGAGTGCGGCTTATTCAGAGTTAAAGGATGCAGTGGTGGAAGGAAGAATTTCTGCGGAGACACTTCTTTTAATGATTTTGCACGGAAGCTATGATAAGGCGACAGTGCTTCGAAAAGTCATCCCATGGTGTGAAGCAGCGGGAGATAATGATGGTGCACAGAAACTGCAGGCATTCTATGACAGGGTAAAAGGAAAGAAGCTGCCATTTGCATACAGTAAGCGGGTTTCTGTAAAGCAGTGA
- a CDS encoding DUF1919 domain-containing protein, whose protein sequence is MYKIAIIYAGATYESALNHIRIQELLGKIKVIGIGMQDIYAEYVDGYPVTTIENILQQEWDYLLIAGQEQNFAQMKALLVSIGIEADRIFSIMVFSLPMFDMEEYVQFVNRKVSIISNHCWGGFTYHSLKAEFLSPFINMFIPQADYIRLLENYDVYMNEKVKYYKNEYESNLKREYPVALLGDIELHFNHYKSFEEAEQKWYERKQRMNEKRLFVEMQTDSEELAERFDRLPFKQKVVFVPFETKLTSAISLKKINANYSGVFYESVNRLATGQQAFYNILKLLNGERDFLRVSEKM, encoded by the coding sequence ATGTATAAGATTGCAATTATTTATGCAGGTGCAACATACGAGAGTGCGTTAAATCATATAAGAATTCAGGAATTGCTTGGAAAGATAAAAGTTATTGGAATCGGAATGCAGGATATCTATGCGGAGTATGTAGACGGGTATCCAGTGACTACCATCGAAAATATTTTGCAACAGGAGTGGGATTATCTGCTGATTGCAGGTCAGGAACAGAATTTTGCACAAATGAAGGCATTATTGGTAAGTATCGGAATAGAAGCGGACAGAATTTTTTCGATAATGGTATTTTCGTTGCCAATGTTTGATATGGAAGAATATGTGCAGTTTGTTAACAGAAAGGTAAGCATCATATCAAATCATTGTTGGGGTGGTTTTACTTATCATTCGCTGAAAGCAGAATTTTTGTCCCCATTTATTAATATGTTTATTCCACAAGCAGATTACATCAGACTGTTAGAAAATTATGATGTTTATATGAATGAAAAAGTAAAATATTATAAAAATGAGTATGAGTCAAATTTAAAAAGAGAATATCCAGTGGCATTACTTGGTGACATAGAGCTTCATTTCAATCACTATAAATCTTTTGAAGAGGCAGAACAAAAATGGTATGAAAGAAAACAACGGATGAATGAGAAAAGGTTGTTTGTTGAAATGCAGACGGATAGTGAAGAACTGGCAGAACGATTTGATAGGTTGCCGTTTAAACAAAAAGTGGTCTTCGTTCCGTTTGAAACAAAGCTTACATCAGCGATAAGTTTAAAGAAAATCAATGCAAACTATTCGGGTGTATTTTATGAGAGTGTAAATAGGTTGGCAACAGGACAGCAGGCATTTTATAATATTCTGAAGTTGTTAAATGGAGAAAGAGATTTCTTGAGGGTTAGTGAAAAAATGTAA
- a CDS encoding glycosyltransferase, whose amino-acid sequence MEPLVTVLISSYNQGAYISECLNSVLNQSYKNLQVIVVDDGSQDDTLEILQSCEDERVTALTTEKNTAFRLYEIAEKEIQGKYVAELASDDRWTLDKIKKQVDFLESHGSIGAVFSWCEVLTPDLNEKERLEKIFNVQNREMHEWFRELIVEGNKFNNPSVMFRTEVFQKYGGYRFQYRQLQDLELWLRMLPNETIYVMPEKLTYYMWHPQDKVGNISAATVDNMVRLDTEMSYILFDVFRNTDGDFFNRSFSRELEGDMSLENEDIVCKKFLILACFNSSVFQDAAILFYHECIREDGILDVLEQKYGFSREDFWKYEGEKGSVHDMMTYRELAVKWRETYYNNQK is encoded by the coding sequence ATGGAACCATTAGTAACAGTATTGATAAGCAGCTATAATCAGGGAGCGTATATTTCAGAATGTCTGAACAGTGTTTTAAATCAATCTTATAAAAATTTACAGGTTATTGTGGTGGATGATGGCTCGCAAGATGATACATTGGAAATTCTTCAATCCTGTGAAGATGAGAGAGTGACTGCTTTAACAACAGAAAAGAATACGGCATTTCGCCTGTATGAAATAGCGGAAAAAGAAATACAGGGAAAGTATGTAGCAGAACTTGCTTCAGATGATCGATGGACGTTGGATAAAATAAAAAAACAGGTTGATTTTCTTGAAAGTCATGGAAGTATTGGAGCGGTGTTTTCATGGTGTGAAGTTTTAACTCCGGATTTAAATGAGAAAGAGCGGCTGGAAAAGATATTTAATGTTCAGAACAGGGAAATGCATGAATGGTTTCGTGAACTGATTGTTGAGGGCAATAAATTTAACAATCCGTCCGTCATGTTCCGGACAGAAGTGTTTCAGAAATATGGTGGCTATCGATTTCAATACAGACAGTTACAGGATCTGGAATTGTGGCTTAGGATGCTGCCCAATGAAACTATTTATGTTATGCCGGAAAAACTGACATATTATATGTGGCATCCTCAGGATAAAGTTGGGAATATTAGTGCAGCCACAGTGGATAATATGGTACGGCTGGATACAGAAATGTCTTATATTCTTTTTGATGTTTTCAGGAATACAGATGGAGATTTTTTTAATCGTTCCTTTTCAAGAGAATTGGAAGGGGATATGTCACTGGAAAATGAGGATATCGTATGCAAAAAATTTTTAATATTGGCATGCTTTAACTCATCGGTTTTTCAGGATGCGGCAATTTTGTTTTACCATGAATGTATCAGGGAAGACGGCATATTGGATGTTCTTGAACAAAAATATGGATTTTCAAGAGAGGATTTCTGGAAATATGAAGGGGAAAAGGGCAGTGTTCATGATATGATGACGTACAGGGAACTGGCTGTAAAATGGAGAGAAACTTATTACAACAATCAGAAGTAA
- a CDS encoding class I SAM-dependent methyltransferase, which produces MRDIQKYTSDYDCMDDPANRFETEYQVVYRRKKVLEELKRYQHDTILEVGCGLDSYVNYITEFKKAVVVEPSPKFAEKAKNELDKDGRVTVICSTLEKAVKMLEHQTFDFIIVSGLLNEIEEPVDFLKSIKRLCKNCHTVIHVNVANADSVHRLWAVEMGLIKNPCEASERNKKFQQTILESAEEGAIEILDMGSYFLKPFSHKQMMQCIEQGILTETLIDGLDKMVKYFPEYGSEIYINYRMK; this is translated from the coding sequence ATGAGGGATATACAAAAATATACAAGTGACTATGACTGCATGGATGATCCGGCAAATCGGTTTGAAACGGAGTATCAGGTGGTTTACCGCAGGAAAAAGGTGTTGGAAGAACTAAAACGCTATCAACATGACACGATTTTGGAAGTCGGCTGTGGATTGGATTCGTATGTAAATTATATAACAGAATTTAAAAAGGCTGTGGTTGTGGAACCGAGTCCTAAATTTGCAGAAAAGGCAAAAAATGAGCTTGATAAAGATGGGAGAGTTACTGTCATTTGCAGTACTCTTGAGAAGGCAGTAAAGATGCTGGAACATCAGACATTTGATTTTATTATTGTTAGCGGTTTGCTGAATGAAATCGAGGAGCCGGTAGATTTTCTTAAATCGATAAAGAGATTATGTAAAAATTGTCATACGGTTATTCATGTAAATGTAGCTAATGCAGATTCTGTCCATAGACTTTGGGCGGTAGAAATGGGTTTGATCAAGAATCCATGTGAAGCATCTGAGCGCAACAAGAAATTCCAGCAGACAATTCTGGAATCTGCGGAAGAAGGAGCTATAGAAATACTTGATATGGGGAGTTATTTTTTGAAACCATTTTCACACAAACAGATGATGCAGTGCATTGAACAGGGAATTCTTACGGAAACGTTGATAGATGGACTAGATAAAATGGTGAAGTATTTTCCTGAATATGGTTCTGAAATATATATAAATTATCGGATGAAATAA
- the pseI gene encoding pseudaminic acid synthase, producing MNLYEKMKSGVYVIAEMSANHAGKIENAFKIIEEAAKAGADCVKIQTYTADTLTIDCDDEPYRIKGGLWDGYNYYQLYQEAYTPWEWQQQLKDKCEEAGVDFLSTPFDRTAVDFLEGIGIEFYKIASFELVDIPLIEYTAGKGKPMIMSCGMASEEEIAEALAACRRQGNEQVILLKCCSQYPAQYEDMNVSVIPDMKERFGIPVGLSDHSMGSLADVVAVSLGAQVIEKHVCLSHEIENPDAAFSMEMKDFAQMVQDVRNACLIKGRPTYELTEHEKGSLKYRRSLVAVKPIAEGELFTEENVRSIRPAIGIKPKYYKALLGKTAKKAYRFGEPIGQLEVE from the coding sequence ATGAATTTATATGAAAAAATGAAATCCGGCGTTTATGTTATTGCGGAGATGTCTGCAAACCATGCCGGAAAGATTGAAAATGCATTTAAGATTATTGAGGAAGCTGCAAAAGCTGGTGCTGATTGTGTAAAGATCCAGACTTATACAGCGGACACGCTCACGATTGACTGTGACGACGAACCATACCGGATCAAGGGCGGGTTATGGGACGGATATAATTACTATCAGCTATATCAGGAAGCTTATACTCCGTGGGAATGGCAGCAGCAGCTAAAGGATAAATGCGAAGAAGCAGGTGTAGATTTCCTGTCCACACCGTTTGACCGCACTGCGGTAGATTTTCTGGAGGGGATTGGAATTGAATTTTATAAGATTGCTTCGTTTGAACTGGTAGATATTCCGTTGATCGAATATACGGCGGGCAAGGGAAAACCGATGATCATGTCCTGTGGTATGGCATCGGAGGAAGAGATTGCGGAAGCACTTGCGGCATGCAGGCGACAGGGAAATGAACAAGTCATATTGTTAAAATGCTGCAGCCAGTACCCTGCACAGTATGAGGATATGAATGTGTCTGTAATTCCGGATATGAAGGAACGGTTTGGCATACCGGTTGGTCTGTCTGATCATTCCATGGGTTCCCTTGCAGACGTGGTGGCAGTTTCTCTTGGTGCACAGGTAATTGAAAAACATGTGTGCTTAAGTCATGAGATTGAGAATCCGGATGCAGCGTTTTCAATGGAAATGAAAGATTTTGCCCAAATGGTACAGGATGTCCGCAATGCCTGCCTTATCAAGGGTAGACCGACCTACGAACTGACCGAGCATGAGAAAGGCAGTTTAAAATACAGACGCTCACTTGTAGCGGTAAAGCCGATTGCAGAAGGAGAGTTGTTTACGGAAGAGAATGTAAGAAGTATTCGACCGGCAATCGGAATCAAGCCGAAATATTATAAAGCATTGCTTGGC
- a CDS encoding GNAT family N-acetyltransferase: protein MEFSIKCYTEEQEENWDSFVKQKSMNGTFLQTRKFINYHPKDRFKDCSLMIYKGNTLTACVLGCEWIEEGEKVFFSHKGTTFGGIVIGKQIYNATSINELMDCMEDYLREQQFDKIYLKMTPAVFERENTDLLDYFLYQKGYEQYTELNYYMHLNRYRENILSQFSAGKRRDYRYALKNNLTFEKLETKEQVMQFYDVLQINLKKLGLKSVHSYEDLIDLKYNRFVQEIEFYGVFLEKKMIAGSMVFLFDGRIMHTQYLSSDEQYQKLFPMDFLIYHLIECAVEKQLELFTFGICTENQGRYLNFGLSRFKEGFGTEFCLNKSFEKRLLLS, encoded by the coding sequence ATGGAATTTTCAATAAAATGTTATACAGAAGAACAGGAAGAAAACTGGGATTCTTTTGTAAAACAGAAAAGCATGAATGGAACATTTCTGCAGACAAGAAAATTTATTAATTATCATCCAAAGGATAGATTTAAAGATTGTTCTCTGATGATTTATAAGGGAAATACGTTGACTGCCTGCGTTTTAGGGTGCGAATGGATAGAAGAGGGGGAAAAAGTGTTTTTCTCACATAAGGGAACAACGTTTGGTGGGATTGTAATCGGAAAGCAGATATATAATGCTACAAGTATCAACGAACTTATGGACTGTATGGAAGACTATTTGCGGGAGCAGCAATTCGATAAGATTTATCTGAAAATGACGCCGGCGGTTTTTGAACGGGAAAATACGGATTTGTTGGATTATTTCTTGTATCAGAAGGGGTATGAACAATATACCGAGTTGAATTATTATATGCACCTTAACCGCTATCGGGAAAATATTCTTTCGCAGTTTTCAGCGGGAAAAAGGCGTGATTACAGATACGCATTAAAAAACAATCTTACATTTGAAAAACTTGAAACAAAAGAGCAAGTTATGCAATTTTATGATGTCCTGCAAATAAACCTGAAAAAACTTGGGTTAAAAAGTGTACATTCCTATGAGGATTTGATTGACTTAAAATATAACAGATTTGTACAGGAAATAGAGTTCTATGGCGTTTTTCTGGAGAAGAAAATGATTGCCGGAAGCATGGTATTCCTTTTTGATGGCAGAATTATGCACACACAGTATCTGTCTTCAGATGAACAGTATCAGAAGCTTTTTCCGATGGATTTCCTTATTTACCATCTGATAGAATGCGCGGTCGAAAAACAGCTTGAACTGTTTACCTTTGGAATCTGTACCGAGAATCAGGGTAGATACTTAAACTTTGGATTGTCGAGGTTTAAGGAGGGGTTTGGAACGGAATTCTGTCTGAACAAATCATTTGAAAAGCGGCTGTTACTCTCATGA
- a CDS encoding DegT/DnrJ/EryC1/StrS family aminotransferase: MKIPFVSFEPMHREVDAELKNALLSVYEAGWFIRGERVTQFEQEFAAYCGAKYCIGCGNGLDALFLILKAYGIGAGDEVIVPSHTFIATALAVTYAGAVPVFVEPDMESYTLNPARIEKAVTPYTKAIIAVQLYGQAADMDAINAIAKKHGLKVIEDAAQAHGALYKNKRIGNLADAAGFSFYPGKNLGAFGDGGAVVTSDKELADKVRALANYGSDYKYHHIYQGNNSRLDEIQAAVLSIKLKNLDRWNENRRKTAQKYLTEIKNEKLILPVEMPYNSHVWHIFAVRTKERDRLETYLNENGIGTTIHYPTAIHRQKAYENLGLLEGSYPLAEEIAATELSIPMYYGMTGEQIKYVIDTLNRWR, from the coding sequence ATGAAAATTCCATTTGTATCATTTGAACCGATGCACCGGGAAGTGGATGCAGAACTGAAAAATGCACTTCTCTCGGTATATGAAGCGGGCTGGTTTATTCGTGGCGAACGGGTAACACAATTCGAACAGGAATTTGCGGCATATTGTGGAGCAAAATATTGTATTGGCTGTGGAAATGGGCTAGATGCTCTTTTTCTGATATTAAAGGCATATGGAATTGGTGCAGGTGATGAGGTAATTGTACCATCACACACGTTTATTGCAACAGCGCTTGCAGTGACATATGCTGGGGCAGTTCCTGTTTTTGTGGAACCGGATATGGAAAGTTATACGTTAAATCCGGCACGGATAGAAAAGGCAGTTACACCATATACAAAGGCAATCATTGCTGTGCAGTTATATGGGCAGGCAGCCGATATGGATGCAATTAATGCAATCGCAAAAAAGCATGGGCTGAAGGTGATTGAGGACGCAGCGCAGGCACATGGTGCCCTATATAAAAATAAAAGAATTGGAAATCTTGCGGATGCTGCAGGTTTTAGTTTCTATCCGGGGAAAAATCTTGGTGCATTTGGGGATGGTGGTGCTGTTGTGACATCTGACAAAGAGCTTGCGGATAAAGTACGTGCACTGGCAAATTATGGATCGGACTATAAGTATCATCATATCTATCAGGGAAATAATTCTCGACTGGATGAGATACAGGCTGCAGTACTTTCTATAAAATTAAAAAATCTGGATCGATGGAATGAAAACCGCCGGAAGACTGCACAGAAATATTTAACGGAAATAAAAAATGAAAAGCTGATTCTGCCAGTCGAAATGCCGTACAATTCCCACGTATGGCATATTTTTGCGGTTCGTACAAAGGAGCGGGACAGGCTGGAAACATATCTGAACGAGAATGGGATTGGGACAACCATTCATTATCCAACTGCGATACACAGACAGAAGGCATACGAGAATCTTGGACTGCTGGAGGGAAGTTATCCGCTTGCGGAAGAGATTGCAGCAACAGAGCTTAGTATACCGATGTATTATGGAATGACCGGAGAACAGATTAAGTATGTAATTGACACATTGAACCGCTGGAGATAA
- a CDS encoding transposase: MKSVYKIPQKIKCLTDERKRKSIPLFNIVMPVLLFLMLQYESFHTIFSAPESMSKRLKNCISGRIPKVDAVRDLLSRINPDEIRSIHEEMIDIIKRNRVFREGTIGGYVVAGLDGVELFSSTKKSCPNCLSRKKHTGETEYFYRSVVCMIIGKSPHVILGQEMLKPRDGSGKDEGELTGGKRLIERLKKRHGHFADVIVADALYLNAPFINTLKENGLEGVIRLKDERRMIFQDAERLFKQDEGKKASFWKGKKKIEVWDLSGFKMEGCPYKLRVVRYHEQWEENGKETERFMWLVTTLEAADYRVLWEMMHRRWDIEENGFHQLKTYYHAKHCYCRDAVETIFNLIIIGFNVRELYLYRRSRNFAGSGISRKSINRIFCDELLTEKVKQILCEKGG; encoded by the coding sequence ATGAAGAGTGTATATAAAATCCCGCAAAAAATCAAGTGTTTAACGGACGAAAGAAAAAGAAAATCTATTCCATTGTTTAACATTGTCATGCCGGTACTGCTTTTTCTGATGCTGCAGTATGAAAGTTTCCATACCATTTTTTCAGCCCCTGAAAGCATGTCGAAAAGACTGAAAAACTGTATCAGTGGAAGGATTCCAAAAGTTGATGCAGTCCGCGACCTTCTCTCCAGAATAAACCCGGATGAAATACGCAGCATACATGAAGAAATGATTGATATCATAAAACGTAACCGGGTATTCCGGGAAGGAACGATAGGCGGATATGTTGTGGCAGGTCTCGATGGTGTGGAATTATTCAGCAGTACAAAAAAATCCTGTCCGAACTGTCTGAGCCGAAAAAAACACACAGGGGAAACCGAATACTTTTACCGGAGTGTGGTGTGCATGATTATAGGTAAATCGCCACACGTAATTCTGGGGCAGGAAATGTTAAAACCAAGGGATGGTTCTGGGAAAGACGAAGGAGAACTGACAGGCGGAAAAAGGTTGATTGAGCGGCTGAAGAAACGGCATGGACATTTTGCGGATGTGATTGTGGCGGATGCGTTATATCTGAATGCTCCATTTATCAACACTCTGAAGGAAAATGGTCTGGAAGGGGTGATACGCCTGAAAGACGAAAGAAGAATGATTTTTCAGGATGCAGAGCGTCTGTTCAAACAGGATGAGGGAAAAAAGGCATCTTTCTGGAAAGGGAAAAAGAAGATTGAAGTATGGGATCTTTCTGGTTTTAAGATGGAAGGGTGTCCATATAAACTGCGTGTGGTGCGGTATCATGAGCAGTGGGAAGAAAATGGAAAAGAAACAGAGCGTTTCATGTGGCTTGTAACGACTCTGGAAGCGGCAGACTACCGAGTCTTATGGGAAATGATGCACCGCAGGTGGGACATTGAGGAGAATGGTTTCCATCAATTGAAAACGTATTACCACGCAAAGCACTGTTACTGTCGAGATGCGGTTGAAACCATATTTAATCTGATAATCATAGGCTTTAATGTAAGAGAGTTATATTTGTACCGAAGAAGCCGGAACTTTGCAGGAAGTGGTATAAGCCGAAAGAGCATAAACCGGATTTTTTGCGATGAGCTGCTAACAGAAAAAGTGAAACAGATTTTATGTGAAAAAGGCGGATAG